A window of the Butyricimonas virosa genome harbors these coding sequences:
- a CDS encoding TetR/AcrR family transcriptional regulator: MTELREEIVKKAFLQFLNRGYKACSLKALEQATGLTKGAFYYYFKDKKEILEAGMERYFSVMKEESEEDVERVTSLREYIDLVIRNKEESADASQRVFGCFMLEVLFFQLVLEVAPIFPEFRERIYTISKRRLANWEYVILKAKQSGEIRETLDTSVLARNLMSVSGSMLNIELEQANFQYMFSDTRMQFEQYYMLIKK, from the coding sequence ATGACAGAACTTCGGGAGGAAATAGTAAAAAAGGCGTTTCTGCAATTCTTGAACAGGGGGTATAAGGCCTGTTCGCTGAAAGCATTGGAACAAGCCACGGGCTTGACCAAGGGGGCCTTTTATTATTATTTCAAGGACAAGAAGGAGATTCTAGAGGCAGGAATGGAACGGTATTTCAGCGTGATGAAGGAGGAGAGCGAGGAGGATGTGGAACGTGTAACCTCTTTGCGGGAGTACATTGATCTCGTGATTCGGAATAAAGAGGAAAGTGCTGATGCTTCCCAGAGAGTTTTTGGATGTTTTATGCTAGAAGTTCTGTTTTTCCAGTTGGTATTGGAAGTGGCTCCGATCTTTCCGGAGTTTCGGGAGCGGATATACACGATTTCCAAGAGGCGGTTGGCGAACTGGGAGTATGTTATTTTGAAAGCAAAACAAAGCGGGGAAATCAGGGAAACACTAGATACTTCGGTGTTGGCGCGTAACTTGATGTCCGTGTCCGGTAGTATGTTGAATATCGAGTTGGAACAGGCGAATTTTCAGTATATGTTTTCAGATACCCGGATGCAGTTTGAACAATATTATATGTTGATAAAGAAATGA
- a CDS encoding dicarboxylate/amino acid:cation symporter produces the protein MKKKKIGLLPKIVIAIALGIACGLFFPGWLVRIFLTINGLFSNFLGFIIPLLILGLVAPGIADLGKGAGRLLLITALLAYGFTLFSGFFTYFASDLSYPWLLKDAELQPLETAAVEPLAPYFTVMMPPLMDVMTSLVLAFTLGLGMSVINGATLKGAMEDFKDIINKVITGVIIPLLPLYIFGIFLNISNSGQVSGVLGVFVKIIVMIFFLTIVLLFIQFFIAGIVSKKNPFRLFRNMLPAYMTALGTQSSAATIPVTLEQTIRNGVNRELAAFVIPLCATIHLSGSTMKIVACAMAIMLMSGMPISFGVMAGFICMLGIAMVAAPGVPGGAIMAALGLLQSMLGFDETAQGLMIALYIAMDSFGTACNVTGDGAIAVIMDRINKKSRHTGTRDELEEVVVVE, from the coding sequence ATGAAAAAAAAGAAGATCGGATTATTACCAAAGATCGTGATTGCGATTGCTTTGGGTATAGCGTGCGGACTTTTCTTCCCCGGTTGGCTGGTAAGAATTTTCTTAACGATAAATGGTTTATTTAGTAATTTCCTTGGTTTTATTATCCCGTTACTGATCCTCGGATTGGTGGCTCCGGGTATTGCCGATTTGGGCAAAGGGGCCGGGAGATTGTTGTTGATAACTGCTTTGCTGGCGTATGGATTTACCTTGTTTTCGGGATTCTTTACTTATTTTGCCAGTGATTTGAGTTATCCGTGGTTATTGAAAGATGCCGAATTACAGCCGCTGGAAACGGCGGCGGTGGAACCTTTGGCTCCTTATTTTACGGTGATGATGCCGCCTTTGATGGACGTGATGACTTCGTTGGTCCTAGCTTTCACGCTAGGTTTGGGAATGTCGGTGATCAACGGGGCTACTTTGAAAGGAGCCATGGAGGATTTTAAAGATATTATCAACAAGGTGATCACGGGCGTGATTATTCCTTTATTACCGCTTTATATTTTCGGTATTTTCTTGAATATTTCGAATTCCGGACAGGTTTCCGGTGTGTTGGGCGTGTTCGTGAAGATTATCGTGATGATATTTTTCCTGACGATCGTTCTGCTGTTTATTCAATTCTTCATTGCCGGGATCGTGTCGAAAAAGAATCCGTTCCGGTTGTTTAGGAATATGTTGCCGGCTTACATGACGGCTTTGGGAACACAATCTTCCGCTGCGACCATTCCCGTGACGTTGGAGCAAACAATAAGAAATGGCGTCAACCGGGAGTTGGCTGCTTTCGTGATTCCACTTTGTGCCACGATACACTTGTCGGGTAGTACGATGAAGATCGTGGCTTGTGCCATGGCGATTATGTTGATGTCGGGGATGCCGATTTCTTTTGGGGTGATGGCCGGGTTTATTTGTATGTTGGGAATTGCCATGGTGGCAGCCCCAGGGGTACCGGGTGGTGCGATCATGGCGGCTTTGGGATTATTGCAATCCATGTTGGGATTCGACGAGACGGCTCAAGGCTTGATGATCGCTTTGTACATTGCGATGGATAGTTTCGGTACGGCTTGTAACGTGACGGGAGATGGTGCAATTGCCGTGATTATGGACCGGATTAACAAGAAAAGTCGCCACACGGGGACTCGGGATGAACTAGAAGAGGTGGTCGTGGTGGAATAA
- a CDS encoding DMT family transporter: MTKDKWHGHIAIFAANILFGINIPIAKTLMPEWIDPVGLTFLRMSFGALAFWVVSLFTLNEKVSKKDLLILFFCAILGTTVNQLTFIEGLGMTSPIDAGLIVTMNPMMVMLISALVLKEPITSKKAGGVLIGACGALLIIWQSYYTINQGHGGSLMGNLLCFISVVSYATYLVISKPIAQRYSPVTLMKWMFLFSTILMLPFSMQDVVNAKLFSEETSLSALTSLFYVVFFATFLAYLFIPIALKRIRPTTISMYNYAQPLVAATLAILMSQDTLTWDKPIAALLVFTGVYLVTQSKSRADLENGGNFTTKNKE, translated from the coding sequence ATGACAAAAGATAAATGGCATGGCCACATAGCCATCTTCGCCGCAAACATCCTCTTTGGAATAAATATTCCTATCGCCAAAACCTTAATGCCGGAGTGGATTGATCCTGTAGGCCTCACGTTCCTACGTATGTCATTCGGGGCACTCGCCTTTTGGGTGGTTTCCCTATTTACCTTAAACGAAAAAGTAAGTAAAAAAGATTTACTAATCCTGTTTTTTTGTGCTATTCTAGGCACAACTGTTAATCAACTTACATTCATTGAAGGACTTGGAATGACTTCCCCGATTGACGCCGGATTAATCGTCACGATGAATCCCATGATGGTGATGCTTATTTCAGCTCTGGTGCTAAAAGAACCCATTACTTCCAAGAAGGCAGGCGGGGTTTTAATCGGGGCCTGTGGAGCACTACTGATCATCTGGCAATCCTACTACACGATAAATCAAGGACACGGCGGTTCGCTGATGGGCAACCTGCTTTGTTTTATTAGCGTGGTGAGTTACGCAACCTATCTCGTGATTTCGAAACCGATCGCCCAGCGTTATTCCCCGGTAACCCTGATGAAATGGATGTTCCTGTTCTCAACGATCCTCATGCTCCCGTTCAGTATGCAAGACGTGGTAAACGCCAAACTATTCTCGGAGGAGACGTCTTTAAGCGCTCTGACCAGTCTTTTCTACGTGGTATTTTTTGCCACGTTCCTCGCTTACCTGTTCATCCCGATTGCCTTGAAGCGCATCCGCCCCACGACGATCAGCATGTACAATTACGCACAACCGCTGGTTGCCGCCACGCTAGCCATTCTTATGAGCCAAGACACGCTAACTTGGGATAAACCTATTGCAGCTCTACTAGTTTTCACAGGAGTCTATCTCGTGACGCAAAGTAAGTCACGGGCTGATCTGGAAAATGGAGGGAATTTCACGACTAAAAATAAGGAGTAA
- a CDS encoding energy transducer TonB yields the protein MAFVISSLKKKGFMLLLCFSMLSGRVFTQVSICRTDSLSYENYLQMLDEESKIPVSEIPEDENPEHLKEQMAKYRDGDRATYNWRCEGVKRADEYASRYAVDVIRYAGLRKTGANVLEGVFRYFYDMEIRLLEEIGPKKFIHKYIMAAPKFAHLNILKEAKLREVMDRDDHIRYFLKYILPVIPRSRGQVVEKDEFKCVHYVRLPLFAQGNLMEWISKNVVYPKDAIQNNWEGKIVIGFTVELDGSLSNVHVIKGGAYSLNVEAVRLMKSAPKFIPAWCPLHQQNVRRDLTVTISFNLQ from the coding sequence ATGGCGTTTGTTATTAGTTCTCTAAAGAAAAAAGGCTTTATGCTTTTGTTGTGTTTCAGTATGCTATCCGGTAGAGTTTTTACCCAAGTGTCAATCTGTCGGACGGATTCGCTTTCGTATGAAAATTACCTCCAAATGTTGGATGAGGAATCAAAGATTCCCGTGTCGGAGATCCCGGAGGATGAAAACCCGGAACATTTAAAAGAACAGATGGCAAAGTATCGTGACGGAGATCGGGCAACGTATAATTGGCGATGTGAAGGGGTGAAACGTGCAGATGAGTATGCCTCCCGCTATGCGGTTGATGTGATCAGGTATGCGGGATTACGGAAGACGGGAGCTAACGTACTGGAGGGTGTGTTCCGTTATTTTTACGATATGGAAATAAGATTGTTAGAAGAGATTGGGCCTAAGAAGTTTATTCATAAATATATTATGGCTGCACCCAAATTTGCACATCTGAATATTCTAAAAGAGGCAAAATTACGTGAAGTGATGGACCGGGATGATCATATTCGTTATTTTTTGAAATATATTTTACCTGTGATTCCCCGTTCCCGTGGTCAGGTTGTTGAAAAAGATGAGTTTAAATGCGTGCATTACGTGCGACTACCTTTGTTTGCACAGGGGAATTTGATGGAGTGGATCAGTAAAAATGTGGTATATCCGAAGGATGCGATACAAAATAACTGGGAAGGAAAAATTGTTATTGGTTTTACTGTGGAACTCGACGGGTCCCTTTCAAACGTGCATGTGATAAAAGGCGGAGCATACAGTCTTAACGTGGAAGCTGTCCGACTCATGAAATCTGCCCCGAAATTTATTCCCGCATGGTGTCCGCTTCATCAGCAGAATGTACGGAGGGATTTAACGGTAACCATTAGTTTTAACTTGCAGTAA
- a CDS encoding energy transducer TonB yields MKMIKLISKTCYKLYVVLFCCILNTGVLNASNRLDVDTTVYVVADEGPKFKGDMTQWIGENVQYPQVAWDNGIMGKVIVAFIVEKDGKVSNVQVVRGVHESLDAEALRVFNKMPAWKPAKINGENVRYRFTCPLMFNIERAVAEPYSYDEFIAMLEREGKIPLENIQEETDPVIIQMYVAQKQQFLKGGESAFKLVLDRMSPSYNVRVPANFIREYKLDKEQQKKLKVVYKWKRLEQEKLIKRMGKKDLIKRFAELSPLFAHLNILEEVKIRECMNPEQHLLYFNDLMKEKMIAHEPDGNEPCSCKCFYRLNVSLHGIGGIQNRIMREVKYPMIAQEHNIQGKVVVGFLINTDGRVSDVHVVQSVDPSLDAESVRVIRQLPPFIPVICPIHKRKVAVYYTAPINFKLQ; encoded by the coding sequence ATGAAAATGATTAAGCTCATTTCTAAGACATGTTACAAATTGTACGTGGTACTATTTTGTTGCATTTTGAATACTGGGGTTTTGAATGCATCGAATCGATTAGATGTTGACACGACGGTTTATGTCGTAGCGGATGAAGGTCCTAAATTTAAAGGGGATATGACGCAATGGATAGGTGAAAACGTTCAATATCCTCAAGTAGCCTGGGATAATGGTATTATGGGCAAAGTGATCGTCGCTTTCATCGTGGAAAAGGATGGAAAAGTTTCTAATGTACAGGTTGTACGGGGAGTACATGAGTCTTTAGATGCGGAAGCGTTAAGGGTGTTTAATAAGATGCCTGCTTGGAAACCGGCAAAGATCAATGGAGAGAATGTGCGTTATCGCTTTACTTGCCCCTTGATGTTTAATATCGAACGTGCGGTGGCTGAACCTTATTCATATGATGAATTTATTGCCATGTTAGAGCGGGAAGGAAAGATCCCTTTGGAAAATATTCAGGAAGAGACAGATCCGGTAATAATACAGATGTATGTGGCACAGAAACAACAATTCTTGAAAGGTGGGGAAAGTGCTTTTAAATTAGTGCTTGATAGGATGAGTCCGTCGTATAATGTGAGAGTGCCCGCAAATTTTATTCGGGAATACAAGTTGGATAAAGAACAGCAGAAAAAATTGAAGGTCGTGTATAAATGGAAAAGGCTTGAACAAGAAAAGCTAATAAAGAGAATGGGAAAGAAGGACTTGATTAAAAGATTTGCGGAATTGTCACCCTTATTTGCTCATTTGAATATCTTGGAAGAAGTGAAAATAAGGGAATGCATGAATCCCGAACAACACTTGTTGTATTTCAATGATTTGATGAAAGAGAAAATGATTGCTCATGAGCCTGATGGTAATGAGCCTTGTTCCTGTAAATGTTTTTATCGTTTGAATGTATCTTTGCACGGGATCGGTGGAATTCAGAATCGAATCATGAGAGAAGTGAAATACCCGATGATTGCGCAGGAGCATAATATTCAGGGAAAAGTGGTCGTGGGTTTCTTGATTAACACGGATGGTAGAGTCTCTGACGTTCACGTGGTTCAAAGTGTGGATCCGAGTTTGGATGCGGAATCTGTACGGGTCATCCGTCAACTGCCGCCTTTTATTCCGGTGATATGTCCAATCCATAAGCGAAAAGTGGCTGTTTATTATACGGCTCCGATAAATTTCAAACTTCAATAG
- a CDS encoding RNA polymerase sigma factor, giving the protein MVISERHFQQFIKGDEKSFESIFCQYYKTLVSYAMRHDLELMEAEDVVLEIFHHIWQIREELKSPAALHSLLFTATKNRTLNVARNLKNRQKLISENFPVKEEEESQDYLMEEEMSHLLNEAINQLPKQCEQVIIGLLEGKSLQEIADNMQISVNSAKTYKLRAIQSLRSLLKDTPFLLLIILIRSTETD; this is encoded by the coding sequence ATGGTTATTAGCGAGAGACACTTTCAACAATTTATCAAAGGTGACGAAAAATCCTTTGAATCGATTTTCTGCCAATATTACAAGACATTGGTATCTTACGCCATGCGTCATGATCTGGAACTCATGGAAGCGGAAGATGTCGTGCTTGAAATATTTCATCATATCTGGCAAATCCGGGAAGAACTAAAATCACCCGCCGCCCTTCATTCCTTACTCTTCACGGCCACGAAGAACCGCACGCTGAACGTGGCTCGCAATCTCAAAAATCGCCAAAAACTTATCTCGGAGAATTTCCCGGTGAAAGAAGAAGAAGAGAGTCAGGATTACCTGATGGAAGAAGAAATGAGCCATTTGCTGAATGAAGCGATCAATCAATTGCCAAAACAATGCGAACAGGTCATCATCGGGTTACTGGAAGGCAAATCCCTTCAAGAAATCGCCGACAACATGCAAATATCCGTGAACTCGGCGAAAACATACAAGCTAAGGGCGATTCAATCCTTACGTTCCTTATTGAAAGATACCCCGTTCTTACTGTTAATCATTTTAATACGAAGTACCGAAACCGATTAA